In Tiliqua scincoides isolate rTilSci1 chromosome 1, rTilSci1.hap2, whole genome shotgun sequence, the following are encoded in one genomic region:
- the OST4 gene encoding dolichyl-diphosphooligosaccharide--protein glycosyltransferase subunit 4, with protein MVTDVQLAIFANMLGVSLFLLVVLYHYVAVNNPKKLE; from the coding sequence ATGGTGACAGACGTGCAACTGGCCATCTTCGCCAACATGCTGGGCGTGTCGCTGTTCCTGCTCGTCGTCCTCTACCACTACGTGGCCGTCAACAACCCCAAGAAGCTGGAGTAG